A genomic segment from Dendropsophus ebraccatus isolate aDenEbr1 chromosome 7, aDenEbr1.pat, whole genome shotgun sequence encodes:
- the LOC138796454 gene encoding vomeronasal type-2 receptor 26-like, which produces MTGTKISYGATDHSLSDRRLYPHVFRTVQSHHVHIMVITKLLKHFDWTWVGILVSDDDAGDNELQILRKYMREDGICAAYIIKLTQQNSRNNDHILHILDNPQVSVLIICGTSSNNIYPLLREYVLELLDKTFILSPSWAFGPYVTDYKYPGFNGSLAVDFSSQTLLEFEDFAVNYRKLPNIYNDEASWIQSDFIAGQEDEDVLSFYNFTYNRYNASEKFTMSSRRNYLLSGVAPRLYYAVEILAKSLHEMFLYIMDKYQENSIPGLIHYTWRLQHYIQRMKSSPDPMRPSYYFTDQGEAVHAYKIINWVFRKDGYNDIHKVEVGNFTPWDASGQQLYMDPQSITWKPIEKGSCIFPQIPVSRCSDHCLPGSWKKARPTSIHTCCYDCVPCSEGEMSNTTDSENCIQCPSDEWPNEKRDGCLPKVLDFISYHNDTMASVFSCVSLFGCLVTGSILGIFISYRDTPIVRANNRNLSYLLLVSILLSFLSVFLFLGRPSDVTCRLRETSFGIFFSVAVSSLLAKTVMVCVAFRSTKPGSPWRKWLSVKLPYTIVLLCSSIQVIICVIWLSISPPFQDLDTHSYPGKILIQCNEGSDIWFYSMLGYLWFLAAVSFVLAFMVRTLPDTFNEAKYITFSMLVFCSVWIAMIPAYLTTRGKNMVAVEVFAVMASSAGLLGCVFIPKCFIILFNSEMNKKPDLLEKRKE; this is translated from the exons ATGACGGGAACTAAG ATCAGCTATGGAGCCACCGACCACTCACTATCTGATAGACGCCTCTATCCACATGTTTTCCGCACCGTCCAAAGTCACCACGTCCACATTATGGTAATAACCAAACTGCTGAAGCACTTTGACTGGACCTGGGTTGGGATTTTGGTATCGGATGATGATGCCGGAGACAATGAACTGCAGATACTGAggaagtacatgagagaggacgggATCTGTGCCGCCTACATCATAAAGCTTACACAGCAGAATTCTAGGAATAATGACCACATTTTACATATTTTAGACAATCCACAAGTCAGCGTCCTTATAATATGCGGGACCTCTTCTAATAATATTTATCCTTTACTAAGGGAATATGTACTTGAATTATTAGACAAAACTTTCATCCTCTCACCATCCTGGGCTTTCGGCCCCTACGTTACAGATTATAAGTATCCTGGATTTAATGGAAGTCTAGCCGTAGACTTTTCATCCCAAACTTTACTAGAATTTGAAGATTTTGCTGTAAACTACAGGAAACTTCCCAATATATACAATGATGAGGCTTCTTGGATCCAATCAGATTTCATAGCAggacaggaggatgaggatgTGTTATCTTTTTACAATTTTACTTATAATAGGTATAACGCCAGTGAGAAGTTTACGATGTCAAGTCGGAGGAACTACCTCTTATCAGGGGTCGCTCCAAGACTGTATTATGCTGTAGAAATCCTGGCGAAATCTCTACATGAAATGTTCTTATATATAATGGACAAATATCAGGAAAATTCCATACCTGGACTCATACACTATACATGGAGGTTACAGCATTACATACAGAGGATGAAGTCCTCACCGGATCCAATGAGACCTTCATATTACTTCACTGACCAAGGAGAAGCTGTACATGCATATAAGATAATAAACTGGGTATTTAGAAAGGACGGATATAATGACATACATAAGGTGGAAGTAGGAAACTTTACACCATGGGATGCGAGTGGTCAGCAGCTTTACATGGATCCCCAGTCTATAACTTGGAAACCCATAGAG AAAGGTTCTTGTATTTTCCCTCAGATCCCAGTATCCCGCTGCTCAGATCATTGTTTACCTGGAAGTTGGAAAAAGGCGAGGCCAACATCCATCCATACCTGCTGCTATGACTGCGTCCCATGTTCAGAAGGAGAGATGTCCAACACAACTG ATTCTGAGAACTGTATTCAATGTCCAAGTGATGAATGGCCAAATGAGAAGAGAGACGGATGTCTGCCCAAAGTCCTGGACTTCATCTCTTACCACAATgacacaatggcttctgtattctcCTGTGTCTCGCTCTTCGGATGTCTTGTGACCGGCTCCATACTGGGAATATTTATCTCCTACCGGGACACTCCTATTGTTAGAGCTAATAACCGGAACCTGAGTTatctcctcctggtctccatcctcctcagcttcctctctgtcttcttgtttcttggccgtcccagtgatgtcacttgtagaTTACGTGAAACCAGTTTTGGAATCTTCTTCTCAGTTGCCGTCTCCTCACTTCTCGCCAAGACTGTGATGGTTTGTGTTGCTTTTAGGTCCACCAAGCCTGGAAGCCCCTGGAGGAAATGGTTGAGTGTGAAGCTGCCCTATACCATAGTGTTGTTGTGTTCATCCATTCAGGTTATAATCTGTGTTATCTGGTTGTCTATATCGCCACCATTCCAGGACCTGGACACTCACTCTTATCCTGGGAAGAtcctcattcagtgtaatgaagggtcagataTCTGGTTCTACTCCATGTTGGGTTACttgtggttcctggcagcggtgagctttgttctggctttcatggtgaggacattaccggacacttttaatgaggccaagtacatcaccttcagcatgctggtgttctgcagtgtctggatcgccatgatcccggcttatctgACCACCAGAGGCAAGAACATGGTGGCTGTGGAGGTCTTTGCAGTGATGGCGTCCAGTGCTGGACTGTTAGGATGTGTGTTTATCcccaaatgttttattattttatttaactcTGAAATGAATAAAAAACCTGATCTGCTGGAAAAAAGGAAGGAATGA